One segment of Theobroma cacao cultivar B97-61/B2 chromosome 9, Criollo_cocoa_genome_V2, whole genome shotgun sequence DNA contains the following:
- the LOC18588018 gene encoding uncharacterized protein LOC18588018 — protein MARFHSRFLHFFSFVFYTTLISLSSLALESDFLVIDSDSEALLFHQDYSPPAPPPPPPHAPSVSCTEDLGGVGSLDSTCKIVADVNLTRDVYIEGKGNFYILPGVRFHCPSAGCSLTLNISGNFSLGENSTIVTGTFELAAYNSSFSNGSAVNTTGWAGDPPPQTSGTPQGVEGAGGGHGGRGACCLVEDGKLPEDVWGGDAYSWSSLQEPWSYGSKGGTTSKEVDYGGGGGGRVKMEIKGLLEVNGSLLSDGGDGGSKGGGGSGGSIYIKAHKMTGSGRISACGGNGFAGGGGGRVSVDVFSRHDEPKIYVHGGISHGCPDNAGAAGTFYDAVPRSLTVNNHNMSTDTETLLLEFPYQPLWTNVYIRNHARATVPLLWSRVQVQGQISLLCSGVLSFGLAHYASSEFELLAEELLMSDSVLKVYGALRMTVKIFLMWNSEMLIDGGEDATVATSWLEASNLVVLKESSVIHSNANLGVHGQGLLNLSGPGDKIQAQRLVLSLFYSIHVGPGSVLRGPLENASSDAVTPKLYCELQDCPIELLHPPEDCNVNSSLAFTLQICRVEDITVEGLIKGSVVHFHRARTISVQSSGIISASGMGCTGGVGKGNFLDNGIGSGGGHGGKGGLGCYNGSYVEGGISYGNSELPCELGSGSGNESSSDSAAGGGVIVMGSVEHPLSSLSVEGALRADGESFEETVWQQEYSVSNDSSIAPGGGSGGTVLLFLHTLTLGESALLSSVGGYGSPKGGGGGGGGRIHFHWSDIPTGDVYQPIASVKGSIYARGGFGGGESGGGENGTVTGKACPKGLYGTFCMECPVGTYKNVSGSDSSLCHPCPASELPHRAIYIAVRGGIAETPCPYECISDRYHMPQCYTALEELIYTFGGPWLFCLLLVGLLILLALVLSVARMKFVGVDELPGPAPTQHGSQIDHSFPFLESLNEVLETNRVEESRSHVHRMYFMGPNTFSEPWHLPHTPPEEIKEIVYEGAFNTFVDEINSIAAYQWWEGAIYTILSILVYPLAWSWQQYRRRMKLQRLREFVRSEYDHACLRSCRSRALYEGLKVSATSDLMLAYVDFFLGGDEKRTDLPPGLPQRFPMSIIFGGDGSYMAPFSLQNDNILTSLMSQLVQPTTWYRLVAGLNAQLRLVRRGRLRVTFRSVLQWLQTHANPALRVHGVRIDLAWFQATPGGYRQYGLLVYSIEEENEPISLGNTDGGIRTELLSRMKTTYRQNQSGYRREDALLTQGHRSSEGFARRKRSYRGLIDTNSLQMLEEKRDMFYLLSFIVHNTKPVGHQDLVGIVISMLLLGDFSLVLLTFLQLYSISLVDVFLVLFILPLGIILSFPAGINALFSHGPRRSAGLARFYALWNITSLINVGVAFLCGYIHYKSQSSSSKQIPNIQPLNINIDESEWWIFPAGLVLCKLFQSQLINWHVANLEIQDRSLYSNDFELFWQS, from the exons ATGGCTCGATTTCATTCTCGGTTTCTCCATTTCTTCTCATTCGTCTTCTACACCACCCTCATCTCTCTTTCCTCTTTGGCCCTCGAATCGGATTTTTTGGTAATTGATTCGGATTCGGAAGCTCTTTTGTTCCATCAAGACTACTCTCCGCCAGCACCTCCTCCGCCGCCTCCTCACGCCCCATCGGTATCTTGCACTGAAGATCTCGGCGGGGTAGGTTCCCTGGATTCCACGTGTAAGATTGTGGCCGATGTGAACCTCACTCGTGACGTGTACATAGAAGGGAAGGGTAATTTTTACATCCTCCCCGGAGTTAGATTCCATTGCCCCTCAGCGGGATGTTCCCTAACCCTAAACATCAGCGGAAACTTCTCTTTAGGGGAAAATTCTACTATAGTTACTGGTACTTTCGAGCTCGCGGCTTATAACTCTAGTTTTTCCAATGGCTCCGCCGTGAACACTACGGGATGGGCCGGGGACCCACCGCCTCAGACGAGTGGGACCCCTCAGGGAGTGGAGGGAGCGGGCGGAGGTCATGGGGGCCGCGGTGCGTGTTGCTTGGTGGAGGATGGGAAGTTGCCGGAGGATGTCTGGGGCGGAGATGCTTATTCGTGGTCATCATTGCAGGAGCCTTGGAGTTATGGGAGTAAGGGAGGGACGACAAGTAAGGAGGTGGATTATGGAGGGGGAGGTGGTGGCCGGGTGAAAATGGAGATTAAAGGGTTGTTGGAGGTGAATGGGAGCTTGTTGTCTGATGGGGGTGATGGAGGGAGCAAAGGAGGTGGTGGATCAGGTGGTAGCATCTATATTAAAGCTCATAAAAT GACTGGAAGTGGCAGGATAAGTGCTTGTGGAGGTAATGGTTTTGCCGGTGGGGGTGGTGGAAGAGTTTCAGTTGATGTTTTCAGTAGGCATGATGAACCAAAAATTTATGTACATG GAGGAATTAGTCATGGCTGCCCTGATAATGCTGGTGCTGCTGGAACCTTTTATGATGCTGTGCCCCGGAGCCTTACTGTTAACAATCATAATATGTCAACAGATACAGAAACTCTTCTTCTAGAGTTTCCTTATCAGCCACTTTGGACTAATGTCTATATTCGAAATCATGCCAGGGCAACTGTTCCGCTGCTTTGGAGTCGTGTCCAG GTGCAAGGACAGATAAGTCTACTATGCAGTGGGGTGTTGAGCTTTGGGCTAGCACATTATGCTTCATCAGAATTTGAATTGTTGGCAGAAGAACTGTTAATGAGTGATTCTGTACTAAAG GTCTATGGGGCTTTACGCATGACTGTGAAAATATTCTTGATGTGGAATTCCGAAATGCTTATAGATGGGGGTGAAGATGCGACTGTTGCAACTTCATGGCTCGAGGCTAGTAATTTAGTTGTTCTCAAG GAATCATCAGTCATACATTCAAATGCGAATCTGGGAGTACATGGTCAAGGTTTATTGAATTTATCAGGACCAGGAGATAAGATTCAAGCACAACGACTGGTCCTATCACTATTTTACAGTATTCAT GTTGGACCTGGATCTGTTTTACGTGGTCCCCTAGAGAATGCATCATCTGATGCTGT CACGCCAAAGCTTTATTGTGAGCTCCAAGATTGCCCCATTGAACTACTTCATCCTCCTGAAGATTGCAATGTGAATTCGTCTCTGGCTTTTACTCTTCAG atatGCCGAGTTGAGGATATCACTGTTGAAGGTCTTATTAAGGGATCTGTCGTTCATTTCCATCGGGCAAGAACAATATCTGTACAGTCTTCTGGAATAATCAGTGCATCTGGAATGG GATGCACAGGTGGCGTGGGTAAAGGAAATTTTTTAGACAATGGTATTGGCAGTGGTGGTGGCCATGGTGGTAAAGGGGGGCTTGGATGTTATAATGGAAGTTATGTTGAGGGTGGTATTTCATATGGGAATTCAGAGTTGCCCTGTGAACTTGGTAGTGGAAGTGGAAACGAGAGCTCATCTGATTCAGCTGCTGGAGGTGGTGTTATAG TGATGGGTTCTGTGGAACATCCACTGTCAAGTTTGTCTGTTGAGGGTGCTTTGAGGGCTGATGGAgaaagttttgaagaaactgTCTGGCAACAAGAGTATTCTGTTTCTAATGATTCAAGCATAGCTCCCGGGGGTGGCTCTGGTGGTACTGTCCTTCTGTTTCTGCACACATTGACTCTTGGCGAATCTGCTCTTCTTTCAAGTGTTGGAGGATATGGTAGTCCCAAAGGGggtggtggtggaggaggGGGAAGGATTCATTTTCATTGGTCAGACATTCCCACTGGAGATGTGTACCAGCCAATTGCTAGTGTGAAGGGAAGCATCTATGCTAG AGGAGGATTTGGTGGAGGCGAGAGTGGAGGTGGAGAAAATGGAACTGTGACTGGTAAAGCTTGTCCAAAGGGACTTTATGGGACATTTTGTATG GAATGTCCTGTTGGTACTTACAAGAATGTTAGTGGCTCTGATAGCTCTCTCTGTCATCCTTGCCCTGCTTCAGAGCTTCCCCACCGTGCCATTTATATTGCTGTTCGAG GTGGTATTGCTGAAACCCCTTGTCCTTATGAGTGCATTTCAGACAGATATCATATGCCACAATGTTATACAGCCCTCGAAGAGTTAATTTACACATTTGGGGGACCTTGGTTATTTTGTCTTCTACTTGTGGGTCTTCTCATCCTCTTAGCACTGGTGCTTAGTGTTGCACGAATGAAATTTGTTGGGGTTGATGAATTACCAGGCCCAGCTCCCACTCAGCATGGCTCTCAGATAGATCATTCTTTCCCATTCCTGGAGTCATTGAATGAG GTATTGGAAACCAATAGAGTTGAGGAGTCACGGAGTCACGTGCACAGAATGTATTTCATGGGTCCTAATACTTTCAGTGAACCTTGGCATCTGCCCCACACTCCTcctgaagaaataaaagagattGT ATATGAGGGTGCATTCAACACATTTGTGGATGAGATTAATTCAATAGCTGCTTACCAGTGGTGGGAGGGTGCAATTTACACCATTCTTTCTATTCTTGTGTATCCCCTTGCTTGGTCATGGCAGCAGTACCGCCGGAGAATGAAATTACAACGATTACGTGAGTTTGTTCGATCAGAATATGATCATGCTTGCTTACGTTCTTGCCGTTCGCGGGCTCTCTATGAGGGGCTTAAG GTATCTGCTACTTCTGATTTAATGCTGGCTTATGTGGACTTCTTCCTTGGTGGAGATGAAAAGAGAACAGACCTTCCACCTGGCCTCCCTCAAAGGTTTCCTATGTCTATAATTTTTGGAGGTGATGGAAGTTATATGGCTCCATTTTCCCTCCAAAATGATAACATTCTTACCAGTCTTATGAGTCAG TTGGTGCAACCAACTACTTGGTATCGACTGGTGGCTGGTTTGAATGCACAATTGCGCTTGGTTCGTCGTGGACGGTTAAGAGTAACATTTCGATCTGTCCTCCAATGGCTTCAAACGCATGCTAATCCTGCTTTGAGAGTCCATGGTGTACGCATTGATCTTGCCTGGTTTCAGGCTACACCTGGTGGTTATCGCCAATATGGACTTTTGGTGTATTCTATTGAAGAGGAAAACGAGCCTATATCATTGGGAAATACTGATGGAGGAATCAGAACCGAGCTTCTTTCACG TATGAAGACCACATACCGGCAAAATCAATCTGGTTATCGAAGAGAAGATGCACTTTTAACCCAAGGTCATCGAAGCAGTGAAGGTTTTGCAAGGCGGAAGAGGAGTTACAGAGGGCTTATAGATACTAACAGCTTACAAATGCTTGAAGAGAAGAGAGATATGTTTTACCTTCTCTCTTTCATAGTCCATAATACTAAACCTGTTGGTCACCAG GATCTTGTTGGCATAGTCATATCAATGCTACTTTTAGGAGATTTTAGCTTAGTGTTGCTTACTTTCCTCCAGTTGTATTCAATATCATTGGTGGATGTCTTTCtggttttgtttattttacCTCTTGGCATTATTCTTTCGTTTCCTGCTGGCATAAATGCTTTATTCAGTCACGGTCCAAGGCGTTCTGCAGGTCTCGCACGTTTCTATGCTTTGTGGAATATAACATCCTTGATTAATGTG GGTGTTGCATTTCTTTGTGGATATATTCACTATAAAAGTCAGTCATCATCAAGTAAACAGATCCCGAACATTCAGCCATTGAATATTAACAT AGATGAAAGTGAATGGTGGATTTTTCCAGCTGGACTGGTTTTGTGTAAACTTTTCCAATCACAACTTATAAATTGGCATGTTGCGAATCTAGAGATTCAAGACCGCTCATTGTATAGTaatgattttgagctattttgGCAGTCATGA
- the LOC18588017 gene encoding glutamyl-tRNA(Gln) amidotransferase subunit C, chloroplastic/mitochondrial isoform X1 produces MGSRALLMLTNFKFKSSFASSSSKPFYLVKSSPTIRKLSTKTRSSLQPPDVRRLAETARISLAPNEVEEFAPKIRQVIDWFGQLQAVDLDSVEPAFRADTEGDNLREDVPETFENKEALIASVPSYKEPYIKVPKVLNKE; encoded by the exons ATGGGGAGCAGAGCTTTGCTGATGCTCACCAACTTCAAGTTTAAAAGCAGctttgcttcttcttcttcaaaacCCTTTTATCTTGTTAAGAGTAGTCCCACAATCCGGAAGTTATCCACGAAAACGAGGTCGTCTTTGCAGCCACCGGATGTGCGTCGTCTGGCCGAAACAGCTCGTATTTCACTCGCCCCAAATGAG GTTGAAGAATTTGCTCCCAAAATTCGACAAGTGATAGACTG GTTTGGGCAACTTCAAGCTGTTGATCTTGACAGTGTCGAGCCGGCTTTTAGAGCTG ACACTGAAGGTGATAATTTGCGTGAAGATGTCCCTGAAACATTTGAGAATAA GGAAGCACTGATAGCGTCTGTTCCAAGCTACAAGGAGCCATATATCAAAGTTCCTAAAGTATTGAACAAGGAGTAA
- the LOC18588017 gene encoding glutamyl-tRNA(Gln) amidotransferase subunit C, chloroplastic/mitochondrial isoform X2, with protein sequence MGSRALLMLTNFKFKSSFASSSSKPFYLVKSSPTIRKLSTKTRSSLQPPDVRRLAETARISLAPNEVEEFAPKIRQVIDWFGQLQAVDLDSVEPAFRADTEGDNLREDVPETFENKEALIASVPSYKEPYIKVPKVLNKE encoded by the exons ATGGGGAGCAGAGCTTTGCTGATGCTCACCAACTTCAAGTTTAAAAGCAGctttgcttcttcttcttcaaaacCCTTTTATCTTGTTAAGAGTAGTCCCACAATCCGGAAGTTATCCACGAAAACGAGGTCGTCTTTGCAGCCACCGGATGTGCGTCGTCTGGCCGAAACAGCTCGTATTTCACTCGCCCCAAATGAG GTTGAAGAATTTGCTCCCAAAATTCGACAAGTGATAGACTG GTTTGGGCAACTTCAAGCTGTTGATCTTGACAGTGTCGAGCCGGCTTTTAGAGCTG ACACTGAAGGTGATAATTTGCGTGAAGATGTCCCTGAAACATTTGAGAATAA GGAAGCACTGATAGCGTCTGTTCCAAGCTACAAG GAGCCATATATCAAAGTTCCTAAAGTATTGAACAAGGAGTAA